A window of the Candidatus Zixiibacteriota bacterium genome harbors these coding sequences:
- the arcC gene encoding carbamate kinase yields MKKKTAVVALGGNAITRQEEEDTIPHQFRNTTQSLSGVAELVKEGFNLAITHGNGPQVGNVIYRVELARGKAPYLPIQICVADTEGGMGYMIEQCLRNKLKQENITREVVTVVTQVIVNKDDPSIKNPSKFIGQFYSKEEAENFATERGWIIKKDSNRGWRRVVPSPIPLEIVEKDSIKVLVENGVIVIAAGGGGVPVCRKEDGTLEGLDGVIDKDRASAVLARDIGAELLLILTEVEKVALNYGTPQQKDLDKMTLEEAKRYLKEGHFPEGSMGPKIESAIQFLEAGGKEVIITSIAKVHESVKRRAGTRITK; encoded by the coding sequence ATGAAAAAGAAGACGGCAGTTGTGGCTTTGGGTGGGAATGCCATCACCCGGCAGGAGGAAGAGGATACTATTCCTCATCAGTTCAGGAATACAACCCAAAGTCTCTCTGGTGTGGCTGAGCTGGTTAAAGAAGGGTTCAATTTAGCCATTACACACGGAAACGGTCCCCAGGTCGGAAACGTCATTTACAGAGTCGAATTAGCCCGCGGCAAAGCTCCTTATCTTCCGATCCAAATCTGCGTGGCGGATACTGAAGGCGGAATGGGATATATGATTGAGCAATGCCTGAGGAATAAATTGAAGCAGGAAAATATCACAAGAGAAGTAGTGACAGTTGTCACTCAGGTAATCGTAAATAAAGATGACCCCTCCATAAAAAATCCTTCGAAATTCATCGGGCAGTTCTATTCTAAAGAAGAGGCTGAGAATTTTGCAACAGAGAGAGGTTGGATTATAAAAAAGGATTCAAATAGAGGGTGGAGAAGGGTGGTTCCTTCGCCTATTCCTCTGGAGATAGTGGAAAAAGATTCTATCAAAGTTTTAGTCGAAAATGGAGTGATTGTCATAGCCGCAGGTGGTGGCGGGGTTCCGGTCTGCAGAAAAGAAGATGGAACTCTGGAAGGGCTGGATGGGGTCATCGACAAGGATAGAGCCTCAGCCGTTTTAGCTCGTGACATAGGTGCTGAATTACTTCTTATCTTGACTGAGGTGGAAAAGGTGGCTTTGAATTATGGCACGCCTCAACAGAAGGACTTAGACAAAATGACCTTAGAAGAGGCAAAAAGATATTTGAAAGAAGGACATTTCCCAGAAGGGAGTATGGGACCTAAAATCGAGTCTGCGATTCAGTTCCTGGAAGCAGGGGGAAAGGAAGTAATTATCACCTCAATCGCCAAGGTTCACGAATCGGTGAAAAGAAGAGCAGGAACGAGGATAACTAAATAA
- a CDS encoding cyclic 2,3-diphosphoglycerate synthase has product MQKRRVLIMGAAGRDFHNFNLVYRDKPQYEVVAFTATQIPDIEDRKYPPKLSGKLYPKGIPIWAEDELVQIIKKYKIDEAVFSYSDVSYEYVMHRAALVLSAGADFRLLGKKGTMLKSKLPVIAVCAARTGSGKSQTTRKVCEVLKEFGKKATVIRHPMPYGNLSEQICQRYAKLSDLDKYKCTIEEREEYEPHIERGNIVYAGVDYGVILKEAEKESDILVWDGGNNDLPFYHPDLHITVLDPLRPGDEITYFPGEANLISADVLIINKVDSAGLENIEEVRGNIKEANPKAVIIEAASPIFLDKPELIKDKEVLVIEDGPTLTHGGMTYGAGIVAAEKFGAKEIIDPRPYAVGSLKEIYRKYSHIGALLPAMGYSKKQISELQRIINSVKCNSVIIATPIDLRRVLKINKPSVRVRYELQEIGKPDLKDVLREFIKK; this is encoded by the coding sequence ATGCAGAAAAGAAGAGTACTCATAATGGGAGCTGCAGGCAGGGATTTTCACAATTTCAATTTAGTTTACCGGGATAAGCCTCAGTATGAAGTGGTGGCTTTTACTGCCACCCAGATACCGGATATCGAGGATCGGAAGTATCCTCCGAAATTATCCGGCAAGCTTTATCCCAAAGGGATTCCGATCTGGGCAGAGGATGAACTTGTTCAGATCATTAAGAAGTACAAAATCGATGAGGCAGTTTTCTCTTACTCTGATGTCTCCTATGAATATGTTATGCACCGTGCGGCTTTAGTTTTGTCCGCTGGTGCAGATTTCAGGCTTTTAGGCAAAAAAGGGACTATGCTGAAATCTAAATTGCCCGTCATTGCGGTTTGTGCAGCCCGAACCGGAAGCGGCAAGAGCCAGACCACTCGCAAAGTCTGTGAAGTCCTGAAAGAATTCGGCAAAAAAGCCACAGTCATACGGCATCCGATGCCCTACGGGAATTTGTCCGAACAGATTTGCCAGAGGTATGCAAAGCTTTCTGACCTGGACAAGTACAAATGCACGATTGAGGAAAGAGAGGAGTATGAGCCGCATATCGAGAGGGGAAATATCGTGTATGCGGGTGTGGATTATGGAGTGATTTTGAAAGAGGCGGAAAAAGAGTCAGACATCTTAGTCTGGGATGGTGGTAATAATGATCTTCCGTTCTATCATCCGGACCTGCACATAACTGTGCTTGACCCGCTACGACCTGGCGATGAGATAACTTATTTCCCTGGAGAAGCGAACCTGATCTCCGCGGACGTTCTGATAATAAACAAGGTCGATTCTGCCGGGTTGGAGAATATCGAAGAGGTCAGGGGAAACATAAAAGAGGCAAATCCAAAGGCGGTAATCATCGAGGCAGCCTCCCCCATCTTTTTGGATAAGCCTGAGCTGATAAAAGACAAAGAGGTTTTAGTGATAGAGGATGGTCCAACTTTGACTCATGGGGGGATGACATATGGAGCAGGAATCGTTGCGGCTGAGAAGTTCGGAGCAAAGGAGATAATCGACCCCAGGCCTTATGCTGTCGGCTCTCTCAAAGAAATCTACAGGAAATATTCCCATATCGGCGCTTTGCTTCCGGCTATGGGATACAGCAAAAAACAGATCAGCGAGCTGCAGAGGATCATAAACTCGGTGAAATGCAATTCGGTGATAATTGCTACGCCGATAGACCTGCGCCGGGTTCTTAAGATAAATAAACCTTCGGTAAGGGTTAGATACGAACTGCAGGAGATAGGGAAGCCGGATTTAAAAGATGTGCTGAGGGAATTTATAAAAAAGTAG
- a CDS encoding aldehyde dehydrogenase family protein produces the protein MAEAKVYKNYINGEWVDSVTKRTFENRNPADTREVLGFFQKSSEEDVKKAVDAAKEAYRKWRLVPAPKRAEIVFRIGEMLIKRKEDFAKQMTQEMGKVLKETRGDVQEAIDMSYYMAGEGRRQFGFTTPSELPNKFQMCVRQPLGVCALITPWNFPMAIPSWKLMPALVLGNTIVFKPATDTPMSAYNLVKICEEAGIPKGVINLVTGSGSDVGIPLMKSKDIKVVSFTGSTEIGRKVSEVCATDFRHVHLEMGGKNAIMVMEDGKIDLAVEGALWGGFGTTGQRCTATSRVIVHKKVYNEFIDRFVARAKALKVGNGLDPSVEMGPSINEGQLNTVMSYVKIGKDEGAKLFCGGNRLTSGNYQNGFFHEPTIFGDVDPKMRISQEEIFGPVVSVIPCDSLEQAIEICNGTIYGLSASIYTQDVNKAFVAMRDVYTGIFYVNASTIGAEVHLPFGGTNQTGNGHREAGVAGIDVFSEWKSIYVDFSGRLQKAQIDA, from the coding sequence ATGGCAGAAGCGAAGGTTTATAAAAATTACATCAATGGGGAATGGGTTGATTCTGTTACAAAACGGACATTTGAGAACAGAAATCCGGCTGATACCAGAGAGGTCTTAGGGTTTTTTCAGAAATCAAGTGAAGAAGATGTCAAAAAGGCTGTGGATGCAGCCAAAGAGGCGTATCGCAAGTGGAGACTGGTTCCTGCACCTAAGAGGGCCGAGATTGTTTTCAGAATTGGAGAGATGCTGATAAAAAGGAAAGAAGACTTTGCCAAACAGATGACTCAGGAGATGGGAAAGGTCCTGAAGGAGACCAGAGGTGATGTGCAGGAAGCAATTGACATGAGCTATTATATGGCAGGTGAAGGGAGAAGGCAATTCGGTTTTACTACTCCATCGGAACTGCCCAATAAGTTCCAGATGTGCGTGCGCCAGCCGCTTGGCGTGTGCGCTCTCATTACTCCCTGGAACTTTCCGATGGCTATTCCCTCCTGGAAGCTTATGCCGGCTTTAGTCCTTGGGAACACAATCGTTTTCAAACCGGCGACAGATACTCCTATGTCAGCTTATAATCTGGTGAAAATCTGTGAGGAAGCAGGGATACCAAAAGGAGTAATCAACTTAGTTACCGGTTCCGGCTCGGACGTGGGTATACCTTTAATGAAGTCCAAAGACATAAAAGTGGTTTCCTTTACCGGTTCAACTGAAATCGGAAGAAAAGTCTCCGAGGTCTGCGCTACTGATTTCAGGCATGTGCATTTAGAGATGGGTGGGAAGAATGCGATTATGGTGATGGAGGATGGGAAGATTGATTTAGCAGTTGAAGGTGCGCTGTGGGGAGGGTTCGGCACGACCGGTCAGAGATGCACTGCCACCTCCAGGGTGATCGTTCACAAGAAAGTCTACAATGAATTCATAGATAGATTTGTGGCCAGAGCCAAAGCTCTGAAAGTAGGAAATGGTTTAGACCCTTCAGTGGAGATGGGACCGTCAATAAACGAAGGTCAGCTTAATACGGTGATGAGCTATGTCAAAATAGGGAAAGACGAAGGGGCAAAGCTGTTTTGCGGCGGGAATAGGCTAACCTCTGGCAACTATCAAAACGGATTTTTCCACGAGCCGACCATTTTCGGGGACGTAGACCCGAAAATGAGAATTTCCCAGGAGGAAATCTTCGGCCCGGTGGTCTCGGTCATTCCCTGCGATAGTTTGGAACAGGCAATCGAAATCTGCAATGGCACGATCTACGGGCTTTCAGCTTCGATCTACACCCAGGACGTGAACAAAGCCTTTGTAGCTATGAGGGATGTTTACACCGGCATATTCTACGTGAACGCATCAACTATCGGAGCGGAAGTACACCTGCCGTTTGGCGGAACAAACCAGACTGGAAACGGGCATAGGGAAGCTGGTGTTGCCGGGATTGACGTTTTCTCTGAATGGAAATCGATTTATGTGGACTTCAGCGGCAGACTGCAAAAGGCACAGATCGACGCTTAA
- a CDS encoding MBL fold metallo-hydrolase: protein MNRIIILGSSSGMPDPERACSSILIEAANKSYLIDAGEGCASAILRHKIDPVRIRQVFITHTHADHCIGIFMLVQMMHLLENKENIEIYLPKEAVFWFENMFDALYLFKEKLSCKFELKPITYDFLFKDGNLSLRAHLNRHLLSNKEFISEENLPNKMESYSFGLDLGGERIFYSSDIADLQDIENLIEEADLLFCESTHIKVEELLELVKRKKVRETILTHIHEEVEGKKEQIIKMAEEMEYQNLRFAFDGMSMSLP, encoded by the coding sequence ATGAACAGAATAATCATCTTAGGTTCTTCCTCAGGTATGCCTGACCCGGAAAGGGCTTGCTCTTCGATCTTAATCGAAGCAGCGAATAAATCCTATTTGATCGATGCGGGTGAAGGGTGTGCCTCAGCGATTTTAAGGCATAAGATAGATCCCGTCAGGATCAGACAGGTCTTTATCACGCATACTCATGCCGACCACTGCATCGGAATCTTTATGCTGGTTCAGATGATGCACCTTCTGGAAAACAAAGAAAACATAGAAATATACCTGCCAAAAGAGGCAGTCTTCTGGTTTGAGAATATGTTCGATGCTCTGTATCTATTTAAAGAAAAATTAAGCTGCAAATTTGAACTGAAACCTATCACTTATGATTTCCTGTTTAAAGATGGGAATCTGAGTTTAAGAGCACACCTCAATCGACATCTGCTATCGAATAAGGAGTTTATCTCAGAGGAAAATCTGCCTAATAAGATGGAAAGCTATTCTTTTGGTCTGGACCTCGGTGGGGAGAGGATTTTTTACTCAAGTGATATCGCTGACCTGCAGGATATAGAAAACCTGATCGAAGAGGCGGATCTTCTTTTCTGCGAGTCAACTCACATCAAGGTTGAAGAGCTTTTGGAACTGGTCAAAAGAAAAAAGGTCAGGGAGACTATCCTGACTCATATTCACGAAGAGGTCGAAGGAAAAAAGGAGCAAATTATCAAGATGGCAGAGGAAATGGAGTATCAAAATCTGAGGTTTGCTTTCGATGGCATGAGCATGAGTCTGCCTTGA